In a genomic window of Brassica rapa cultivar Chiifu-401-42 chromosome A10, CAAS_Brap_v3.01, whole genome shotgun sequence:
- the LOC103832672 gene encoding uncharacterized protein LOC103832672 yields MMSSEVARVYRDILKAVVKHVGKEDHKSHFTDFVKREFRNNSNSLHLARNYTYLLNSIHSHKELLFSYNIAVDRTEEMKRVLGKSAASVGLRLPEVYQP; encoded by the exons ATGATGAGCAGCGAAGTTGCTAGAGTTTACCGAGACATTCTTAAAGCAGTGGTGAAACATGTTGGGAAAGAAGACCACAAGTCTCATTTCACCGACTTTGTCAAGCGCGAGTTTCGCAACAACTCAAACTCACTCCACCTTGCCCGCAACTACACTTATCTTCTTAATAGCATTCACTCTCACAAG GAGCTGTTGTTCTCATACAACATTGCAGTTGATAGAACTGAAGAAATGAAACGGGTGCTTGGCAAATCTGCAGCTAGTGTGGGGCTTCGTCTTCCCGAGGTTTACCAGCCTTAG